The Terriglobus sp. TAA 43 sequence GTGTTGATGCCGGGTGAGCGCAGTTCCACAAGCTGGCAGCCTGCGAAGCGTTTGTGGGCGCAACTGCCGGAGTTGAATAAGACGCCGGGTGTGATGGATGTGTCCATGCTGGTGGGTTATGTGTGGGCTGACCAGTCACGTTCTGCTGCATCTGTTGTTGTGACTGGAACCAATCCTGCGAATGAAGAGAAGGTCGCCACGAATCTTGCGCAGCAATACTGGGATGCGCGCAAGGAGTTCGCGTTTGGTGATCCGGTGTGTCCGCTGGACGAGTGCATCGCGAAGGCGATGAAGTCCGATGTTCATCCACTGGTGCTCGCTGACTCTGGTGACAATCCGACGGGTGGCGGCAATGGCGATCAAGCCACAGTGCTCGAAGCATTGTTAAAGGCAGGTGCGAAGGATGTTGTCTTTGGCGGCATTGCTGATAAGCCTGCGACGGACGCTTGTTATGCAGCGGGTGTTGGCAAGACAATTCCACTGTCCATTGGCGCAACGCTTGATCCGCTTGCAAGCAAGCCGGTGAAGGTGCAGGCCACGGTGAAGGCGCTGTTGCAGAATGTTGATCCTGCAAAGCGCGAAGCTGCGGTGCAGATACAGGGCATCACGCTGATTGTGAGTGCGTATCGTAGGCCGTATCACCTCATCGAGGACTTTACAAAGCTTGGCATTGATCCGTATGCGGCGAAGATTGTTGTGGTGAAGTCTGGCTATCTGGAACCGGAGATCAAGCAGATGGCGAAGGCAAACCTGATGGCGCTTACGGATGGCGCGATTAATCAGGACATCGTGCATTTGCCAAAGAATCAGAATCGTCCGCCGACCTACCCGTTTGTGGATGACCTCACGTACACGCCGAAGGTGTATATTTCGGCGCGCAGCCCCAAACAGGCGTAAACACTCGTCGAAACGCAGCATGCAGCAGGAGGAGAGAAGGCAATGGAG is a genomic window containing:
- a CDS encoding M81 family metallopeptidase; protein product: MQRRSFLKSGSMAALATVVGCKTSKATNSPRIAFGGIAIECSTYGHIRTRYDEFTITRGDALNAMPRFAVLKQRYPDVPFMGTIVATAVPGGPVARDAYDKIKAEFLDRLKALLPLDGLYLPMHGAMTVDGLDDAEADWYEAARNVVGPKCLMSASYDLHGNISKRIIDALDMMSAYRTAPHVDQKDAMFRACDMLVKCIKENIRPTLEWATVPVLMPGERSSTSWQPAKRLWAQLPELNKTPGVMDVSMLVGYVWADQSRSAASVVVTGTNPANEEKVATNLAQQYWDARKEFAFGDPVCPLDECIAKAMKSDVHPLVLADSGDNPTGGGNGDQATVLEALLKAGAKDVVFGGIADKPATDACYAAGVGKTIPLSIGATLDPLASKPVKVQATVKALLQNVDPAKREAAVQIQGITLIVSAYRRPYHLIEDFTKLGIDPYAAKIVVVKSGYLEPEIKQMAKANLMALTDGAINQDIVHLPKNQNRPPTYPFVDDLTYTPKVYISARSPKQA